One genomic segment of Chromatiaceae bacterium includes these proteins:
- a CDS encoding MFS transporter produces MAAQCLALVLLGAMLLNEHRGLLRELTLSRIEIQAGDLEAVLRTGALTGLRPDEIHNLDAMVARLKKADPAIADIEVVTVDGDIARVVSASTPSRMAAVLTSEEWRSMRSLRDSSHVRSASGTTIAASIRDAADDVVGGLRVGVAAAVLQREERRIAGLLWPRIAAAIAVMILITLAALGWLRSSGTGGPWLRRRVMAVALLTTFAAGVQVAWNAKGLLEATLTPVLTSKVEMVAELLAGKLARAEALGIPLEKLPGVDAYFDGVVAKHPGVAALKLIDNGGATLARQGVTTGDWIEHTAGSGRIAVAADGEFVARRLGELGADVGIVLLVAVVVFRELLRALLVGLPGGGESTAERLQSLRLPLFLFILTEEMSRSFLPLYIKSFATGESFLGSETEIGLPIAIYMLFFALATPFAGRWADRWGIARVFAAGVGLTLLGFLWTALAGSYWELLPARALCAWGYATGTMACQRQLIVLTSRADRARGLALFVGAVGIAAICGSALGGVLADQFGFRPVFAVSALLGLLALVIFRLTQRGSNEHHEAIPPLRMSEIRRLLMNRRFAALMLGGAVPAKIALAGFLFYLAPLTLHQLDYSPAEIGRAVMVYFILVSTINPVASWLSDRYRWRLSLTLVGGGVIGLGGLAGLGAWLFGEMNSVWLVWIGILTLGIGTGLASAPMQALATEIGARTGATSVAVMLRTLERLGSFVGPLWAGVWLATTGWGGAMAAIGVVVLVGTLVCLTAREGR; encoded by the coding sequence GTGGCTGCGCAATGCCTGGCGCTGGTGCTGCTTGGTGCCATGCTGCTCAACGAGCACCGCGGCCTTCTGAGGGAACTGACCTTGTCGCGGATCGAGATCCAGGCCGGTGATCTGGAAGCTGTGCTCCGCACCGGCGCACTCACGGGCCTGCGGCCGGACGAGATTCACAACCTCGACGCCATGGTGGCCCGGCTGAAGAAGGCCGACCCGGCAATCGCCGACATCGAGGTGGTAACGGTCGATGGCGATATCGCCCGAGTTGTCTCCGCCTCCACGCCCTCACGGATGGCGGCGGTGCTTACGTCGGAGGAGTGGCGTTCGATGAGGTCGTTGCGGGATTCTTCCCACGTCCGGTCCGCGTCCGGAACGACGATTGCGGCAAGTATCCGTGATGCCGCAGACGACGTCGTCGGTGGCTTGCGCGTCGGCGTGGCCGCTGCGGTCCTGCAACGAGAGGAGAGGCGCATCGCGGGCCTGCTCTGGCCGCGCATCGCCGCTGCCATCGCCGTGATGATACTCATCACCCTTGCGGCTCTCGGGTGGTTGAGATCCAGTGGCACCGGTGGCCCATGGCTGCGCCGCCGTGTCATGGCCGTTGCGTTGCTGACGACGTTCGCCGCAGGTGTTCAGGTGGCATGGAATGCCAAGGGTTTGCTGGAAGCGACCCTGACACCCGTGCTCACGTCCAAGGTGGAGATGGTGGCTGAGTTGCTTGCGGGCAAGCTGGCGCGGGCCGAGGCGCTCGGCATCCCGTTGGAGAAGCTGCCTGGCGTCGACGCGTATTTCGACGGTGTCGTCGCAAAACATCCTGGGGTCGCCGCGCTGAAGCTGATCGACAACGGGGGTGCGACCCTTGCCCGGCAGGGTGTGACGACCGGCGATTGGATCGAGCACACGGCGGGTTCCGGGCGCATCGCCGTGGCGGCCGATGGGGAATTCGTCGCCCGGCGCCTCGGCGAACTGGGCGCGGACGTCGGCATTGTACTGCTGGTGGCGGTCGTGGTGTTTCGGGAATTGCTCCGCGCCTTGCTGGTCGGTCTGCCGGGCGGTGGAGAAAGTACCGCAGAGCGGCTGCAGTCCCTGCGCTTGCCGCTGTTCCTGTTCATTCTGACCGAAGAGATGTCGCGCTCCTTCCTGCCGCTGTACATCAAGTCGTTTGCGACCGGTGAGAGCTTTCTCGGCAGTGAGACCGAGATCGGGCTGCCGATTGCGATCTACATGCTGTTCTTCGCCCTGGCCACCCCCTTTGCAGGTCGCTGGGCGGATCGGTGGGGGATCGCACGGGTGTTTGCGGCCGGTGTCGGCCTGACGCTGCTGGGCTTTCTATGGACCGCCTTGGCGGGCAGCTACTGGGAATTGCTGCCGGCGCGTGCCTTGTGTGCCTGGGGGTACGCCACCGGGACCATGGCCTGCCAGCGTCAACTGATCGTCTTGACCAGCCGGGCCGATCGGGCGCGCGGCCTGGCGTTGTTCGTCGGCGCTGTGGGTATTGCGGCGATCTGTGGCTCGGCGCTCGGAGGCGTGCTTGCGGATCAGTTCGGTTTCCGGCCGGTATTCGCCGTTTCGGCGCTGCTGGGTCTGCTGGCTCTCGTGATCTTCCGGTTGACGCAGCGCGGTAGCAACGAACACCACGAGGCGATCCCTCCTTTGCGTATGTCGGAGATCCGGCGGCTGTTGATGAACCGCCGTTTTGCCGCGTTGATGCTGGGCGGGGCTGTCCCCGCGAAAATTGCCCTGGCCGGTTTCCTGTTCTATCTTGCGCCGTTGACACTACATCAGCTGGACTACAGCCCCGCCGAAATCGGCCGGGCCGTGATGGTGTATTTCATCCTGGTGTCGACGATCAATCCGGTCGCATCCTGGCTTTCGGATCGCTATCGCTGGCGCCTGTCCCTGACACTTGTCGGAGGTGGCGTGATAGGCCTCGGCGGATTGGCTGGCCTGGGTGCGTGGTTGTTTGGCGAGATGAATTCGGTGTGGCTCGTCTGGATCGGCATCCTGACCCTGGGCATAGGTACCGGACTCGCCAGTGCGCCGATGCAGGCGCTTGCCACCGAGATCGGTGCCAGGACCGGCGCCACATCCGTTGCGGTGATGCTGCGCACCCTGGAGCGGCTGGGCAGTTTCGTCGGACCGCTCTGGGCCGGTGTCTGGTTGGCAACGACGGGTTGGGGTGGCGCGATGGCCGCCATCGGCGTGGTCGTCCTGGTGGGTACGCTTGTCTGCCTTACCGCCCGCGAGGGCCGATGA
- a CDS encoding SUMF1/EgtB/PvdO family nonheme iron enzyme, with protein MRSIQRGLRYLFLLAGTLFTASIVAQPNASGEQRIALVIGNSAYHNSPLSNPGNDARAMAAKLESHGFDVVSREDLTTRQISETLREFRSRLVPGGVALFFYAGHGVQIKGINYLPSVDADIRSEEDVPLNSINLNQVLEIMDEGKTRLNLIFLDACRNNPFMRSFRSAAGGLARVDAPSGTLISFATRPGSVAADGEGDHGLYTQHLLAQIGVPNRPIEQDLKRVVAGVMEDSKGQQEPWMEGSMVGDFYFAGSSEATSASADPVPARRISDSAAFELSFWDSIKDSENAGDFRAYLQQYPEGRFAPLASSRLRRFEASQSGDRSAPAATSGDRGDGGRTIFRDCPECPEMTVIPAGKFQMGAAAREVGSGDSERPRHVVRIPRPLAVGRFEITRKQYEAFVKASGHNAKGSCYAWVGSEWVSMPNRDWSYPDFRQEDDHPAVCVNWRDAHAYVSWLSMKTGMPYRLLSESEWEYAARAGTRTSRFWGDDPELACDYANVYDASSQEFRNFDWEPHACKDGYLETSPVGSFKPNDFGLYDMLGNVWEWVEDCQWVNYIGAPKDGSAKVSDDCARRVYRGGGWSGPASVRAAVRNGNPPSYRSQLLGFRVARPVNDDYPAGPQQ; from the coding sequence ATGAGAAGCATTCAGCGCGGATTGCGTTATCTGTTTTTGCTTGCCGGCACGCTTTTCACGGCATCGATCGTCGCCCAGCCGAACGCCTCCGGCGAGCAGCGCATCGCACTGGTGATCGGCAATTCGGCCTACCACAATTCACCACTCAGCAACCCTGGCAACGATGCGCGCGCCATGGCCGCCAAGCTCGAGAGCCACGGGTTCGACGTGGTGAGTCGCGAAGACCTGACTACCCGACAGATCAGCGAGACACTGCGCGAATTCCGCTCGCGGCTGGTACCCGGGGGGGTCGCGCTGTTCTTCTATGCAGGTCACGGGGTCCAGATCAAGGGTATCAACTATCTGCCGAGCGTCGATGCGGACATCCGGAGCGAGGAAGACGTGCCGCTCAACAGCATCAACCTCAACCAGGTACTGGAGATCATGGACGAAGGCAAGACGCGGCTGAACCTGATCTTTCTGGACGCTTGCCGCAACAACCCGTTCATGCGCAGCTTCCGTTCGGCTGCAGGAGGTCTGGCGCGCGTCGATGCACCCTCCGGTACGCTGATCTCGTTTGCCACCCGTCCCGGCAGTGTGGCAGCCGATGGCGAAGGCGACCACGGCCTCTACACGCAGCACCTGCTCGCCCAGATCGGTGTCCCCAACCGGCCGATCGAACAGGACCTCAAACGCGTCGTCGCCGGTGTCATGGAGGACTCGAAAGGCCAGCAGGAGCCCTGGATGGAAGGCAGCATGGTCGGCGATTTCTACTTCGCGGGATCTTCCGAAGCCACCTCCGCATCGGCAGACCCAGTCCCCGCGCGGCGAATCAGCGACTCTGCCGCCTTCGAACTGTCATTCTGGGACAGCATCAAGGACAGCGAAAACGCGGGCGATTTTCGCGCTTACCTGCAGCAGTATCCTGAAGGCCGGTTTGCGCCCCTCGCCTCCAGCCGGCTGCGCCGGTTCGAAGCATCGCAAAGCGGTGACAGAAGCGCCCCCGCCGCGACATCCGGCGATCGTGGCGACGGCGGCAGGACGATCTTTCGTGACTGCCCCGAATGTCCTGAGATGACGGTGATCCCGGCCGGCAAGTTCCAGATGGGTGCCGCAGCACGCGAGGTCGGGAGCGGTGATTCGGAACGTCCCCGCCACGTAGTCCGCATTCCGCGACCCCTCGCCGTGGGTCGCTTCGAGATCACCCGCAAGCAATACGAGGCGTTCGTCAAAGCCAGCGGACACAACGCGAAGGGCTCGTGCTATGCATGGGTCGGTTCCGAATGGGTCAGTATGCCGAACCGCGACTGGAGCTACCCGGACTTCCGCCAGGAAGACGACCATCCGGCTGTGTGCGTCAACTGGCGGGATGCCCACGCCTATGTGTCCTGGCTTTCGATGAAGACCGGCATGCCCTATCGGCTGCTATCCGAGTCGGAGTGGGAATACGCTGCACGGGCGGGCACGCGCACCTCGCGATTCTGGGGTGACGATCCCGAACTCGCGTGCGACTACGCCAATGTCTATGACGCCTCCAGCCAGGAATTCCGCAACTTCGACTGGGAGCCGCACGCATGCAAAGACGGCTATCTGGAGACATCGCCAGTCGGCTCGTTCAAGCCGAACGATTTCGGCCTGTACGACATGCTCGGCAATGTCTGGGAATGGGTAGAGGACTGTCAGTGGGTCAATTACATAGGCGCTCCAAAGGACGGTTCTGCAAAGGTCTCGGATGACTGCGCCCGCAGGGTCTACCGTGGAGGAGGCTGGAGCGGCCCGGCCTCTGTGCGTGCGGCGGTCCGGAACGGGAATCCGCCCAGCTATCGCAGCCAGTTGCTTGGATTCAGGGTCGCCCGCCCGGTCAATGACGACTACCCGGCCGGCCCTCAGCAGTGA
- a CDS encoding MBL fold metallo-hydrolase — protein MHKCRFHSWLLIPALLLQLGTAIAASDTDALRLEKITDQVFAVVGPFGNRTPDNLGNNATFGFVVTAQGVVLIDSGGSYQGAAAIDAIIKQVTDLPVKIVINSGGQDHRWLGNGYFKQRGARIIASSAAVRDQQARLQDQMLMLGNLIGKEGLAGTEAVYAAETFDDTMHLDVDGTAFDLHMVGPAHTPGDSLIWLPQQRVLFSGDVVYVGRMLGVMPHSNSRHWIEAFETMAALEPLTIVPGHGPPADVARARADSLDYLVFLRETVGAFMQEGGDITQIGGLDQSRFEYLEDYQTLKGRNAQQVFQEMEWE, from the coding sequence ATGCACAAATGCCGATTCCATTCTTGGTTGCTGATTCCCGCACTGCTGTTGCAACTCGGCACCGCCATCGCCGCCAGCGACACCGATGCGTTGCGTCTCGAGAAGATCACCGACCAGGTTTTTGCGGTGGTCGGCCCCTTCGGCAACCGGACACCGGACAACCTCGGTAACAACGCGACCTTTGGCTTCGTCGTGACAGCCCAGGGCGTCGTGCTGATCGATTCCGGTGGCAGTTACCAGGGTGCGGCGGCAATCGATGCGATCATCAAGCAGGTGACCGATCTGCCGGTCAAGATCGTGATCAACAGCGGTGGACAGGACCATCGCTGGCTGGGCAATGGCTATTTCAAGCAGCGCGGTGCACGGATCATCGCCAGCAGCGCGGCCGTCCGCGATCAGCAGGCACGTCTGCAGGACCAGATGCTCATGCTCGGCAACCTGATCGGCAAGGAGGGTCTGGCCGGCACAGAGGCCGTCTATGCCGCCGAGACCTTCGATGACACCATGCACCTCGACGTCGACGGCACCGCCTTCGATCTGCACATGGTCGGCCCGGCCCACACGCCCGGGGACAGTCTCATCTGGTTGCCGCAACAGCGCGTCCTGTTCAGTGGCGACGTGGTGTATGTCGGGCGAATGCTAGGCGTGATGCCGCATTCCAACAGCCGTCATTGGATCGAGGCCTTCGAAACGATGGCCGCGCTGGAGCCATTGACCATCGTCCCCGGACACGGCCCACCCGCAGACGTTGCCCGCGCGCGCGCGGACTCGCTCGACTACCTCGTATTTCTGCGCGAGACCGTCGGCGCCTTCATGCAGGAGGGCGGCGACATCACCCAGATCGGCGGACTGGACCAATCGCGTTTCGAATACCTGGAGGACTACCAGACCCTCAAGGGACGTAATGCGCAGCAGGTGTTCCAGGAGATGGAGTGGGAGTGA
- a CDS encoding diguanylate cyclase: protein MGPVLTPSSPARSIAIWASIGIFALLVGLCHFTIQAERNRLSESLRNQASSAAVGLSSRLEAELNASVYLATGLAAYVNAARSLSEDEIQKALESPYRTGRHIRNIGLAPGNRLSYVYPLQGNEAALGLYYPDMGAQWPAVKRAIETRQTVLAGPVDLRQGGRGLISRTPVFLSDGAYWGLLSLVMDSDSLFTAAGLNGQSAPYRFALRGKDGLGEDGPVIYGDPGLFERDSIELTLAVPGGNWRLAVRPERGWTAGQGYLEAIEAVAIVVSGLLAMAAYLYQNGRARLTSSERRLRLFMDTTLDGVIVLDESGRVIEFNPAAERLFGYTGDEIVGGPVNRLMPEADAQRHNDYIRRVSTGDSRAMSSSREVMGLRKDGSQFPIEVTVAEARDGESLVHIGVVRDISERRAFEQQLLALATTDSLTGALNRRAFLEAGEDVFRRSVRYRHPLSVLAIDVDHFKRINDTFGHPIGDEVLIDLVSRIGENLRETDVFGRFGGEEFVVLLSEADEQRAIEVADRLLSVIRAADRVSMEGTPVRYTISIGIASAGEGGLGLNDVIHAADRALYNAKNAGRDRYRVAT, encoded by the coding sequence ATGGGGCCGGTGTTGACGCCATCATCGCCAGCTCGGTCGATAGCCATCTGGGCGAGTATCGGCATCTTTGCGCTGCTTGTCGGGCTTTGCCATTTCACCATCCAGGCAGAACGTAATCGCCTTTCGGAAAGCCTGCGTAATCAGGCGAGTAGCGCCGCGGTCGGATTGTCTTCTCGCCTCGAGGCTGAACTCAATGCCAGTGTCTATCTGGCGACCGGGCTCGCCGCCTACGTCAATGCGGCGCGCAGCCTCAGCGAGGACGAGATCCAGAAAGCGCTTGAATCGCCCTACAGGACGGGGCGCCACATTCGCAATATCGGTCTGGCGCCCGGCAACCGGCTCAGCTACGTGTACCCCCTGCAGGGCAACGAGGCGGCGCTCGGCCTCTACTATCCGGATATGGGCGCTCAATGGCCGGCGGTGAAGCGGGCGATCGAGACGCGTCAGACGGTGCTCGCGGGCCCGGTCGATCTGCGCCAGGGTGGGCGGGGTCTGATCAGCCGAACCCCGGTGTTTCTTTCCGATGGCGCCTACTGGGGATTGCTCAGCCTGGTGATGGACTCGGACAGCCTGTTCACTGCAGCGGGCCTGAACGGGCAATCGGCGCCCTATCGGTTTGCGCTCCGCGGAAAAGACGGCCTGGGTGAAGACGGTCCGGTCATCTATGGCGACCCTGGGTTGTTCGAGCGGGATTCGATCGAATTGACGTTGGCGGTGCCCGGTGGGAACTGGCGCCTCGCGGTACGGCCGGAACGTGGCTGGACGGCCGGGCAAGGGTACCTCGAAGCGATCGAAGCAGTCGCGATCGTGGTCAGTGGACTGTTGGCGATGGCGGCATATCTCTACCAGAATGGCCGGGCCCGTTTGACCAGCAGCGAGCGACGACTGCGATTGTTCATGGATACCACGCTCGACGGCGTCATCGTCCTCGACGAATCCGGTCGCGTCATCGAGTTCAACCCCGCCGCCGAGCGCCTGTTCGGCTATACGGGTGACGAGATCGTTGGTGGACCGGTCAATCGCCTGATGCCCGAGGCGGACGCGCAGCGGCACAATGACTACATCCGACGCGTGTCGACGGGCGATTCGCGGGCGATGTCCAGCAGCCGCGAGGTGATGGGCCTCAGGAAGGATGGCTCCCAGTTTCCGATCGAGGTCACCGTTGCCGAGGCCAGGGATGGTGAGTCACTGGTCCACATCGGGGTGGTGCGCGACATCAGCGAACGTCGCGCATTCGAACAGCAGTTGCTAGCACTGGCGACGACCGACAGTCTGACGGGGGCGCTGAATCGCCGGGCCTTCCTCGAGGCAGGTGAGGACGTGTTTCGCCGGTCCGTGCGGTATCGGCACCCGTTGTCGGTCCTGGCGATCGACGTCGATCATTTCAAGCGCATAAACGATACCTTCGGTCATCCGATCGGAGACGAGGTGCTGATTGACCTCGTTTCGCGCATCGGCGAAAACCTGCGCGAAACCGATGTGTTCGGCCGCTTCGGCGGGGAGGAGTTCGTCGTGCTGCTGAGCGAAGCCGACGAGCAACGTGCCATCGAAGTGGCTGATCGGTTACTCAGCGTGATCCGGGCGGCCGACCGGGTCAGCATGGAGGGCACACCGGTGCGCTACACCATCAGTATCGGTATCGCCAGTGCGGGTGAGGGCGGTCTGGGTCTCAACGACGTCATCCATGCGGCCGACAGAGCGCTTTACAACGCCAAGAATGCGGGTCGCGATCGCTACCGGGTGGCCACCTGA
- a CDS encoding histidine kinase translates to MIRQSEKVKGPILIPFSLLLVVAVGALFLIAYQYEEKARQHDLATSVRAAERLFKLQIDNDAARLHAALCPISRDDTVANEFQSKDRGALLAQVDPLFKRLRERHRVTHFYFLDANRRVVLRVHEPGIQGDIIDRATTLQAAQTGREAQGIELGPLGTLTLRAVKPWRRNGKLIGYLELGEEIGHVGEEIHHALGVDLMVTVNRRFLPPDDSTASPSDGDDYVIYSNTLDEIPPGIVGQLGSGQASALGNASKYGEKSLYTAVLPLSDAAGREIGNIVVVRDVTRLQAGFRESLTAAALLSLLAGALVFGLFYAILDRVERDYRRQRQMETQFARLSTEHQRIVQIEKLSEVGRTISEIAHQINNPLVGVVNMAQLAEREADDPVRVRELLADIRQAGTDSHAFLQRMLTFTKVSRFERAPTEVTALIAETITLFQQSTDRQPVIQSELPSPPLVLDIDPVLIRHALFNLLSNATQVGPEDGTIRVLLVPKSDDEHRRGWSLEVHDQGPGLPDEIREKLFTPFFTTQPNGTGLGLAVVQHVAMLHDGRASGSNRPGGGAVFALWIPEHTVNADGAT, encoded by the coding sequence ATGATCCGACAAAGCGAGAAGGTCAAGGGGCCGATTCTTATCCCATTCAGCCTGCTGCTGGTGGTCGCCGTGGGCGCACTGTTTCTCATCGCCTACCAGTACGAAGAGAAGGCCCGCCAGCACGATCTGGCAACCAGCGTGCGCGCAGCCGAACGCCTGTTCAAGCTACAGATCGACAACGACGCTGCGCGGCTGCACGCTGCGCTCTGCCCGATCAGCCGGGACGACACGGTGGCAAACGAATTCCAGAGCAAGGATCGCGGAGCCCTGCTTGCCCAAGTGGACCCACTCTTCAAGCGTCTTCGAGAACGCCATCGGGTGACGCATTTCTATTTTCTCGACGCCAACCGCCGCGTGGTTCTGCGGGTTCATGAGCCCGGGATCCAAGGCGATATCATCGACCGCGCGACCACCTTGCAGGCAGCGCAGACCGGCCGCGAGGCTCAGGGTATCGAACTCGGTCCACTGGGCACCCTGACCTTGCGTGCCGTCAAGCCTTGGCGTCGCAATGGGAAGCTGATTGGCTATCTGGAGCTGGGCGAGGAGATCGGCCACGTCGGCGAGGAAATCCACCATGCACTGGGAGTGGATCTGATGGTCACGGTAAATCGGCGATTCCTGCCTCCCGATGACTCCACCGCCAGCCCGTCGGACGGCGATGACTACGTCATCTACAGCAACACGCTCGACGAAATACCACCCGGTATCGTCGGACAGCTCGGCAGTGGTCAAGCGAGCGCGCTGGGCAATGCCTCCAAGTACGGAGAAAAGTCGCTCTACACCGCCGTCCTCCCTCTGAGCGATGCGGCTGGACGGGAAATCGGCAATATCGTGGTGGTCCGGGATGTCACCAGGCTGCAGGCCGGATTTCGCGAGTCGCTAACCGCGGCCGCGCTGCTCAGCCTGCTGGCCGGCGCCTTGGTCTTCGGTCTCTTCTACGCCATCCTCGATCGGGTGGAAAGGGACTACCGCCGCCAGCGCCAGATGGAGACTCAGTTCGCACGTCTGAGCACCGAACACCAGCGCATTGTCCAGATCGAGAAGCTGTCCGAAGTCGGAAGGACAATCAGTGAGATCGCTCACCAGATCAACAACCCACTGGTCGGCGTAGTCAACATGGCACAACTCGCCGAACGCGAAGCCGACGATCCGGTGCGTGTGCGCGAACTGCTGGCCGATATTCGCCAGGCCGGCACCGACAGCCATGCGTTTCTGCAGCGAATGCTGACCTTTACCAAGGTGTCACGCTTCGAGCGCGCGCCAACGGAGGTAACCGCGCTCATAGCCGAGACCATTACGCTGTTCCAACAAAGCACGGACCGGCAGCCGGTCATCCAGAGTGAGCTGCCGTCGCCGCCACTGGTACTGGACATCGATCCCGTGTTGATCCGCCACGCGTTGTTCAATCTGCTGTCCAACGCGACTCAGGTTGGACCGGAAGATGGGACGATCCGCGTCTTGCTGGTACCGAAATCCGACGACGAACATCGGCGGGGATGGTCACTCGAGGTCCACGATCAAGGGCCTGGGTTGCCGGACGAGATTCGAGAGAAACTCTTCACGCCGTTCTTCACCACTCAGCCCAACGGCACCGGGCTAGGTCTCGCCGTGGTCCAGCACGTCGCAATGCTTCACGACGGCCGCGCCAGCGGCAGCAATCGCCCCGGGGGTGGCGCGGTTTTTGCGTTGTGGATACCTGAGCACACAGTAAACGCGGACGGTGCAACGTGA